In Erigeron canadensis isolate Cc75 chromosome 1, C_canadensis_v1, whole genome shotgun sequence, a single window of DNA contains:
- the LOC122581182 gene encoding scarecrow-like protein 30: MDGRLKADCGLLNLNKMKCNEYDSVLLDENFLNSINLNDSFIDVNRHTRLPDSGCSSYNSCQSRLKDEGDVFEDSDFSDLALKYINQMLMEEDIEDKTCMFQESAALQAAEESFYNVLMVKEPVCDSTNATDPFNGFKRKDLGTDFVGFFGVESSLGGDGLSCDSVVSNAVVNFDPQTRFYPSFSSLSGTSSVVDGFVDSPVSILNLGDVFCDGQSTLQTQTGVDESSGFFPSVLSGEDQKLVKVEKTYEGGSIPEESRGRKNAYDKDLFEDVRSTKQSAIYHEPTVRSKMFDDALLYGGPKTHPSQLDFVSKEATNAIQKGQPKGANGVKGRGKKQGRKKDVVDLRTLLSLCAQSVSANDQRGATDLLKRIREHASPTGDGMQRLAHYFSAGLEARMAGSGTGIYKALLSKPTSAVDVLKAYHLFLSRVPFTKLSHFVSNKTIMHMAHNKKKVHIIDFGILYGFQWPSLIQLLSTRPGGPPELRITGIDFPCPGFRPSQRVEETGSRLANYAETFSVPFKFKAIAQKWETIRMEDLELDYGETLVVNCGYRFRNLLDETVIVDSPRNKVLDLIRKMNPDIFIQGIVNGSYSAPFFVTRFREALFFFSSLFDMLEATVDRDTEERMLVEKTFWGREAMNVIACEGGERIERPETYKQWQVRNQRSGFRPLAFDPEILKMAKDKSRSGYHKDFMIDEDGHWLLQGWKGRIIYAISCWQPAY; this comes from the coding sequence ATGGATGGGAGACTGAAGGCGGATTGCGGTTTACTGaacttaaataaaatgaaatgcaACGAATATGATTCGGTTTTGTTGGatgagaactttttaaattcCATTAATCTTAATGACTCATTTATAGACGTAAACCGGCACACAAGGTTACCGGATTCAGGTTGTAGTAGTTATAATAGCTGTCAGTCTAGGTTGAAAGACGAAGGAGATGTATTCGAGGATTCAGATTTTAGCGATTTAGCTCTTAAGTATATAAACCAAATGCTTATGGAAGAAGATATAGAGGATAAAACTTGTATGTTTCAAGAGTCTGCAGCTCTTCAAGCTGCAGAAGAATCGTTTTATAACGTTCTTATGGTGAAAGAGCCAGTTTGTGATAGTACAAATGCTACCGATCCTTTTAATGGTTTTAAAAGGAAGGATCTTGGTACAGATTTTGTTGGTTTCTTTGGTGTGGAAAGCTCTTTGGGTGGTGATGGTCTTAGTTGTGATTCTGTTGTATCGAATGCAGTTGTGAATTTTGATCCACAGACTAGGTTTTATCCTTCTTTCAGCTCGTTGAGTGGTACTAGTAGTGTTGTGGATGGGTTCGTGGATTCGCCTGTGAGTATCTTGAATCTTGGTGATGTGTTTTGTGATGGACAATCGACTTTGCAGACTCAAACAGGTGTAGATGAATCAAGTGGTTTTTTTCCGAGTGTTTTGTCAGGGGAAGATCAGAAGTTAGTTAAGGTGGAGAAGACATATGAAGGTGGTTCAATCCCAGAAGAATCAAGAGGAAGGAAGAATGCTTATGACAAAGATCTTTTTGAAGACGTGAGGAGTACGAAACAGTCTGCAATTTATCATGAGCCAACTGTAAGGTCTAAGATGTTTGACGATGCACTGCTATATGGTGGACCCAAAACTCATCCTTCTCAACTTGATTTTGTCAGCAAAGAGGCCACTAATGCAATACAAAAGGGTCAACCCAAGGGAGCTAATGGGGTCAAAGGTCGTGGAAAGAAACAAGGCCGTAAAAAGGATGTTGTGGATTTGAGAACACTTTTGAGCCTTTGTGCACAATCTGTATCGGCCAATGACCAAAGGGGGGCGACTGATCTATTGAAGCGGATAAGAGAGCATGCTTCACCCACAGGTGATGGGATGCAAAGATTGGCTCATTACTTTTCTGCAGGTCTTGAAGCAAGAATGGCTGGCTCGGGTACTGGAATCTACAAAGCCCTCCTATCTAAACCTACATCAGCTGTCGATGTATTGAAAGCTTACCATTTATTTCTCAGTCGCGTCCCCTTCACCAAACTATCCCATTTTGTTTCAAACAAGACTATTATGCATATGGCTCACAACAAGAAGAAAGTCCACATAATAGACTTCGGAATTCTGTATGGTTTTCAATGGCCTTCTCTCATACAACTTCTTTCAACTCGGCCGGGTGGTCCACCTGAGCTTAGAATTACTGGGATTGACTTCCCGTGTCCTGGTTTTCGACCATCTCAGAGGGTTGAGGAGACGGGGAGTCGCTTAGCAAATTATGCAGAAACTTTTAGTGTTCCATTCAAGTTCAAAGCCATAGCGCAGAAGTGGGAAACAATCAGAATGGAGGATCTTGAGCTTGACTATGGTGAAACCCTTGTTGTAAATTGCGGTTACAGGTTTAGAAACTTACTTGATGAAACCGTCATCGTTGACAGTCCAAGGAATAAGGTTCTAGACCTTATTAGGAAGATGAATCCAGATATCTTCATACAAGGGATTGTAAATGGCTCTTATAGTGCACCTTTTTTTGTCACAAGATTCAGAGAGGCTCTATTTTTCTTCTCTTCTTTGTTTGATATGCTCGAAGCTACTGTGGATCGAGATACTGAAGAGAGGATGTTGGTTGAAAAAACATTTTGGGGACGAGAGGCGATGAACGTTATTGCTTGTGAGGGTGGTGAGAGGATTGAGCGGCCCGAGACATATAAACAATGGCAGGTTAGGAATCAACGGTCTGGATTTCGCCCGCTAGCTTTTGACCCCGAAATCTTGAAGATGGCGAAAGATAAGTCGAGGTCGGGTTACCATAAAGATTTTATGATCGATGAAGATGGTCACTGGTTGTTGCAGGGGTGGAAAGGACGCATAATATACGCAATTTCCTGCTGGCAACCTGCTTACTGA